The following proteins are co-located in the Bradyrhizobium sp. AZCC 2176 genome:
- a CDS encoding ABC transporter substrate-binding protein — MRSGILHLLAGAAVAIALSATSASAQKKYDTGASDTEIKIGQTVPFSGPASAYAGIGKTQAAYFRMINEQGGVNGRKLNLIQYDDAYSPPKAVEQVRKLVESDEVLFTFQIIGTPSNAAVQKYLNAKKVPQLLAATGASKFTDPKNFPWTMGYNPNYQSEGRIYAKYILQNHPNAKIGILYQNDDLGRDYITGLKEGLGGKAATMIIAEASYELTDPTIDSQIVRLKAAGADLLYDASTPKFAAQAIKKVADLGWKPVHILDINASPVSATLKPAGLDISKDIISTNYGKDPGDPQWKDDAGIKAYFAFMDKYYPEGDKLNTVNTYGYATAELLVKILRQCGDDLTRENIMKQAANLKNVTGSLSLPGMVTNTSPTDYRINKQMQMMRFNGERWELFGPIIEDTGPAG, encoded by the coding sequence ATGAGAAGTGGCATTCTTCATCTGCTTGCAGGCGCGGCGGTTGCGATCGCGCTATCGGCGACATCCGCAAGCGCGCAGAAGAAGTACGATACCGGCGCCAGCGATACCGAAATCAAGATCGGCCAGACGGTTCCGTTCTCGGGCCCGGCCTCCGCCTATGCCGGCATCGGCAAGACCCAGGCCGCCTATTTCAGGATGATCAACGAGCAGGGCGGCGTCAACGGGCGCAAGCTCAATTTGATCCAGTATGACGACGCCTACTCGCCGCCGAAAGCCGTCGAACAGGTGCGCAAGCTGGTCGAGAGCGACGAGGTTCTGTTCACCTTCCAGATCATCGGCACGCCATCGAACGCCGCCGTCCAGAAATACCTCAACGCCAAAAAAGTGCCGCAGCTCCTCGCCGCGACCGGCGCGTCGAAATTCACCGATCCCAAGAACTTTCCCTGGACGATGGGCTACAATCCCAACTACCAGTCCGAGGGGCGCATCTACGCAAAATACATCCTGCAAAATCACCCCAACGCCAAGATCGGCATTCTCTACCAGAACGACGATCTCGGCCGCGACTACATCACCGGCCTGAAGGAAGGCCTGGGTGGCAAAGCCGCCACCATGATCATCGCCGAAGCCTCCTATGAACTGACCGATCCGACCATCGACTCGCAGATCGTCAGGCTGAAAGCGGCCGGCGCCGACCTGCTCTACGACGCCTCGACGCCGAAATTTGCAGCCCAAGCGATCAAGAAGGTTGCCGACCTCGGCTGGAAGCCGGTCCACATCCTCGACATCAACGCGAGCCCGGTGTCGGCGACACTGAAGCCCGCTGGCCTCGACATTTCCAAGGACATCATCTCGACCAACTACGGCAAGGATCCGGGCGATCCGCAGTGGAAGGACGATGCCGGCATCAAGGCCTATTTCGCCTTCATGGACAAATATTACCCGGAAGGCGACAAGCTCAACACCGTCAACACCTATGGCTATGCGACCGCGGAATTGCTGGTGAAGATCCTGCGGCAATGCGGCGACGATCTCACCCGCGAAAACATCATGAAGCAGGCCGCCAATCTGAAGAACGTCACCGGCAGCCTGTCGCTGCCCGGCATGGTCACCAACACCTCGCCGACCGATTATCGCATCAACAAGCAGATGCAGATGATGAGGTTCAACGGCGAGCGCTGGGAACTGTTCGGCCCGATCATCGAGGATACCGGACCGGCCGGTTAG
- a CDS encoding DUF1304 domain-containing protein: MIFIANFLVAVVAALHVFFLVLEMFLWTKPLGLKIFRNGIEKARDSAVLAANQGLYNGFLAAGLVWSLFHPNPGFAFQIKMFFLLCVIVAGAYGAATVSRRILYVQAGPAALALIVLWLA, translated from the coding sequence ATGATCTTCATCGCCAATTTTCTGGTCGCGGTGGTTGCCGCGCTGCATGTGTTCTTTCTGGTACTGGAGATGTTTCTCTGGACCAAGCCGCTGGGCCTGAAGATCTTCCGCAACGGAATCGAGAAGGCAAGGGATTCTGCGGTGCTGGCTGCCAACCAGGGCCTGTATAACGGCTTCCTGGCCGCGGGCCTTGTCTGGAGCCTGTTCCACCCCAATCCAGGCTTCGCCTTCCAGATCAAGATGTTCTTTCTGCTCTGCGTGATCGTGGCGGGCGCCTATGGCGCGGCGACGGTCAGCCGCCGGATCCTCTATGTGCAGGCGGGGCCCGCAGCGCTCGCCCTGATCGTGCTCTGGCTGGCTTGA
- a CDS encoding methylated-DNA--[protein]-cysteine S-methyltransferase, producing the protein MTERFPVKWSPVRIKKTRQIKNPATRSDSIGTEKVLESFNLDRLPTPIGTALLVTDADGLLRALDWEDYELRMKQLLRLHYGAVDLKDARAPRELRAALTGYFKGDLDRLAAIEWRVAGTPFQQKVWNALPRIPAGTTLSYGALAAKLKMPRAVRAVGHANGSNPISVVVPCHRLIGANGSLVKYGGGLERKRWLLQHEGVEI; encoded by the coding sequence ATGACAGAGCGTTTTCCAGTGAAGTGGAGTCCGGTTCGTATCAAGAAAACGCGCCAAATCAAAAATCCAGCGACCCGTTCCGATTCCATCGGAACGGAAAAGGTTCTGGAAAGCTTCAACCTCGACCGCCTGCCAACGCCCATCGGGACGGCGCTTTTGGTCACCGATGCGGACGGCTTGCTCCGCGCGCTGGACTGGGAGGATTATGAGCTGCGCATGAAGCAGTTGCTGCGCCTGCATTATGGCGCGGTGGATTTGAAGGACGCGCGGGCGCCGCGCGAGCTGCGCGCCGCATTGACCGGCTATTTCAAGGGCGACCTCGACCGCCTCGCCGCCATCGAATGGCGCGTTGCCGGCACGCCGTTCCAGCAGAAGGTCTGGAACGCGCTGCCCCGGATTCCGGCGGGGACGACGCTGAGCTACGGCGCGCTCGCCGCGAAGCTGAAGATGCCGCGCGCCGTCCGCGCCGTCGGCCACGCCAACGGCTCGAATCCGATCAGCGTGGTCGTGCCGTGCCACCGCCTGATCGGCGCCAACGGCTCGCTGGTCAAATACGGCGGCGGGCTGGAGCGCAAGCGCTGGCTGCTCCAGCACGAGGGCGTGGAGATCTAG
- a CDS encoding response regulator transcription factor, protein MSNPPVISIIDDDGSVRAATCNLVRSLGYVVHAFASAEEFLRSPGLDDTSCVITDVRMPTMSGLELQAHLLANGRRFPFIFVTAFSVESDRARALKAGATCFLIKPFDGEALITCLEAALARNGETLIK, encoded by the coding sequence TTGTCCAACCCGCCGGTCATATCAATCATCGACGACGACGGGTCGGTTCGTGCCGCAACCTGCAACCTCGTGAGGTCGCTCGGCTACGTCGTCCATGCATTTGCGTCAGCCGAAGAGTTCCTGCGATCGCCCGGTCTTGACGACACGTCGTGCGTCATAACGGATGTCCGAATGCCCACCATGAGCGGGCTTGAACTGCAGGCCCATTTGCTTGCCAACGGTCGCCGCTTTCCGTTCATCTTCGTTACGGCTTTTTCCGTCGAGAGCGATCGCGCGCGGGCCCTGAAGGCGGGGGCAACCTGCTTCCTGATCAAGCCGTTTGACGGAGAAGCCCTGATCACGTGCCTCGAAGCTGCGCTGGCGCGAAACGGCGAGACACTGATCAAATGA
- a CDS encoding response regulator transcription factor — MTGRPTLPHTTAGAEEPVVFVIDDDASVREALSSLFRSVGLRVEVFGSAHEFLRGKLPNVPSCLILDIRLPRLSGLDFQAELAKADIHIPIIFMTGHGDIPMTVRAMKAGAVDFLTKPFRDQDMLDAVTSAIERDRSSRDEAKVVSNVHALFATLTPRERQVMALVTAGLMNKQIAAEIGVAEITVKIHRGHIMRKMAAKSLPDLVRMAQVLGISPSTGGPQT, encoded by the coding sequence GTGACCGGGCGCCCGACACTGCCTCACACAACCGCAGGCGCCGAAGAACCGGTCGTCTTCGTCATCGACGACGACGCATCGGTGCGTGAAGCCCTGAGCAGCCTTTTCCGATCCGTAGGCTTGCGTGTCGAGGTGTTCGGTTCGGCGCACGAGTTTCTGCGCGGCAAGCTGCCGAATGTCCCAAGCTGCCTGATCCTCGACATCAGGCTGCCCCGGCTGAGCGGCCTCGATTTTCAGGCCGAGCTGGCGAAGGCCGACATCCACATTCCGATCATCTTCATGACGGGTCACGGCGATATCCCGATGACGGTCAGGGCGATGAAGGCCGGAGCCGTCGACTTCCTGACCAAGCCATTCCGCGATCAGGACATGCTGGATGCCGTAACCTCGGCCATCGAACGCGACCGGAGCAGCCGCGACGAAGCAAAGGTTGTTTCAAACGTGCATGCGCTGTTCGCGACTCTGACACCCCGGGAGCGGCAGGTGATGGCACTCGTCACGGCCGGGCTCATGAACAAGCAGATCGCAGCCGAAATCGGGGTCGCCGAGATCACCGTGAAGATACATCGCGGGCACATCATGAGGAAAATGGCCGCGAAATCGCTGCCCGATCTGGTGAGGATGGCCCAGGTGCTCGGAATCAGCCCCTCCACCGGCGGGCCGCAAACCTAA
- a CDS encoding PAS domain-containing sensor histidine kinase — protein MARYVVLPMMRNQTMSSWRSAEQWVLGGMVLALATSACIWLVLGPAPTAPAYLVAVALLFAALVASLIMMRLVGSTRRQTEAVLHGRAKAEQHAIEALRNSEAQWKEVFEHNPVMYFMVDATGTVLSVNTFGAAQLGYSVNELLGQSVLKVFPADERRTAQNNVAVCLANIGQTHSWEICKVRKDGSALWVRENAKAVRRLDDQLIVLIACEDITERKHAENALRQSEMYLAEAQRLSRTGSFGWRVASGEIVWSEETFRIFEFERAPIVKHDTVMQRVHPDDRARVQRTIDRASRDAKDFQHGYRLLMPDGSVKHVHATARAVTDASGGIAFVGAVTDVTARKRAETELHEAQANLAHVARVTALGELAGSIAHEVNQPLAAIVTNAAACLRWLDREPANLNEARSTVQSIVKDGNRAGEVILRIRALVNKTAGEKEPLYINDVVNEIIGLVQHELSIHRVALQLELAPALPPVLADRVQLQQVVLNLVINGIEAMQPVTDRPRELVIRTCQDEPDRVLVMVRDSGVGVAPENADRLFDAFFTTKSGGMGMGLSICRSIVESHGGRLSASDNIGPGATFQFTLPLHQKDNVP, from the coding sequence TTGGCTCGGTATGTAGTCCTGCCGATGATGCGTAACCAGACGATGAGTTCCTGGCGCTCGGCCGAACAGTGGGTGCTCGGCGGCATGGTGCTGGCGTTGGCGACGTCCGCCTGCATCTGGCTTGTCCTCGGCCCCGCACCGACGGCTCCCGCCTATCTGGTTGCCGTCGCACTCCTCTTCGCCGCGCTGGTTGCCTCACTGATCATGATGCGCCTGGTGGGCAGCACCCGCAGGCAGACGGAAGCCGTGCTCCACGGCCGAGCGAAGGCCGAGCAACACGCAATCGAGGCGCTGCGAAACAGCGAGGCGCAATGGAAGGAAGTGTTTGAGCACAACCCGGTCATGTACTTCATGGTCGATGCGACTGGGACTGTGCTTTCCGTGAACACATTCGGCGCGGCACAACTTGGCTACTCCGTCAACGAATTGCTCGGACAATCCGTGCTGAAAGTCTTTCCTGCCGATGAGCGACGCACAGCCCAGAACAATGTTGCCGTATGCCTCGCAAACATCGGCCAAACCCACAGTTGGGAGATCTGCAAGGTTCGCAAGGACGGTTCAGCGCTTTGGGTCCGCGAGAACGCCAAAGCGGTGCGGCGGCTGGACGATCAATTGATCGTCCTGATCGCCTGCGAGGACATCACCGAGCGCAAGCATGCCGAAAATGCGCTGCGGCAGAGCGAAATGTATCTGGCGGAAGCCCAGCGATTGAGCCGCACCGGCAGCTTTGGCTGGCGCGTCGCCAGCGGCGAGATTGTCTGGTCGGAAGAAACCTTCAGAATCTTCGAGTTTGAGCGGGCCCCCATCGTCAAGCACGACACGGTCATGCAACGTGTCCATCCGGATGATCGCGCGCGCGTACAACGGACCATCGACCGTGCCTCCCGCGACGCCAAGGATTTCCAGCACGGATATCGACTGCTGATGCCCGACGGCTCGGTCAAGCATGTCCATGCCACGGCGCGTGCTGTGACGGATGCATCCGGCGGCATCGCATTTGTCGGCGCGGTGACGGATGTCACTGCCCGCAAGCGAGCCGAGACGGAACTGCATGAAGCGCAGGCGAACCTTGCCCATGTCGCACGCGTGACCGCCCTCGGCGAACTGGCCGGATCGATCGCCCATGAAGTGAACCAGCCGCTCGCCGCCATCGTCACCAACGCCGCGGCGTGCCTGCGATGGCTCGACCGCGAACCTGCCAATTTGAACGAGGCGCGCAGCACGGTGCAGTCGATTGTCAAGGACGGCAATCGGGCGGGAGAAGTCATCCTCCGCATCCGCGCGCTCGTGAACAAGACCGCCGGCGAGAAAGAGCCACTCTACATCAACGACGTCGTCAACGAGATCATCGGCCTCGTGCAGCATGAGCTATCCATCCACCGGGTGGCGCTGCAACTGGAGCTAGCGCCTGCCCTTCCTCCGGTCCTTGCCGATCGGGTCCAGCTACAGCAGGTCGTCCTCAACCTGGTCATCAACGGCATCGAAGCGATGCAGCCGGTCACGGACCGGCCGCGGGAACTGGTAATCAGAACCTGCCAGGATGAACCCGACCGCGTTCTGGTCATGGTGAGGGACAGCGGTGTCGGCGTCGCCCCCGAGAACGCCGACCGGCTGTTCGACGCCTTCTTCACCACCAAATCCGGCGGCATGGGCATGGGCCTGTCGATTTGCCGCTCGATCGTCGAGTCCCACGGGGGACGGCTGTCAGCCTCCGACAATATCGGGCCCGGCGCGACGTTTCAGTTCACCTTGCCATTGCATCAAAAGGACAATGTACCGTGA